Proteins from a single region of Schistocerca gregaria isolate iqSchGreg1 chromosome 3, iqSchGreg1.2, whole genome shotgun sequence:
- the LOC126355105 gene encoding NADH-ubiquinone oxidoreductase chain 5-like, with translation MAGLGANFEFDLKKIIALSTLRQLGLIIRILAIGYPKLAFFHLLAHALFKALLFICAGSIILNLKDSQDIRFIGSIVNFIPLTSVCFNVSSLSLCGIPFLAGFYSKDLILEMVCLR, from the coding sequence atggctggattgggcgctaattttgagtttgatttaaagaagattattgctctttctactttaagacaacttggtttaataataagaattttggctataggttatccaaagcttgcattttttcatttattggctcatgctttatttaaggcattattatttatatgtgcaggttcaataattcttaatttgaaggattctcaggatattcgttttataggatcaattgttaatttcatacctttaacttcagtttgttttaatgtttctagtttatctttgtgtggaataccttttttagcgggattttattcaaaggatttaattcttgagatggtttgtttaagatga